In one Corallococcus sp. EGB genomic region, the following are encoded:
- a CDS encoding alpha-2-macroglobulin, with amino-acid sequence MSPQSAVPPKAARAPRARWLLSALLVGALAAGCPQQPEAPKPVATPQAPDTSTPPSEPQTSQAPAVMPFIHEVASENALPTGVTIEFALPVRPRYESLEGTVVTVSPEVPGSLRWTGPASLLFTPTSGFQAGVTYTVSVEQVNTAAGVLKPPSPREWRYNFTTFAFKFAQLSPTRMDLVKGQVELNVDFTGPVDLAAVRSRSTFKLGETVLSDVKWSTPANRRNSLAVVLTHPKLKAGATVRYALGAGLTPAGSSNAPAAPAATADLPLDSGKRMDITFMKLDEGTNGFYVEVSCRDVESDASPSPTDEEWDSYYYDNDNRGCSLSDAMAQEAIRIKPKVKFSVAPSRRGFRIFGDFKRGPYTLTLAQGTVSEGGGTLMGTWSRGISVPARQAQVRFNANGRYLPRSAWRNLPLQHLNLKEVSLTVRNVPPENLVYWMSQEYQENADERTSNVLVEKTLPLKATPDTLLTTYVDVASLVPANTRGLVEVNVRNGDYRAAARILLTDLSLVAKRGGPAPGSQDSGEVWVWALGLESTEPLGGVEVTLVKKSGQVVARCTTQGEAGCQLKVPAPGVDSSQPFALVARRGEELTYLKYDELKTEIANSDVQGEPYRAEQPYRASIWSDRGVYRPGDTAHVAAVLRGQDYLAPPVGMPVEVRVIDSREREIRKETLKTNAAGVIALDQPFAAFQDTGRYSVRLKVADRDVASYGFSVEEFVPERMKVTASAKEPGYQQGTPIPVGVEAAYLFGGSAEGSEVELTCRLDPVVFAPKQNSQYTYGLWRQEGGTPRSITLGQVKGTLDAKGQVLLECPAQPQSGPIKSAARLSAVASVFESGSGRSTIGEATVPVHPEAFYLGLQASTQKAKANTPFTVSGVVVDWNGELLTGARAPKTVELEYLLLEENYGYYYDEDSGYERYQRYLRPQREGVVTAKVESGRFSANVLPGRDGAGYLVRARAGNTQTDLTVEGDGRYYWWGEGSRVDQTPRPAKPTALELSLPAKGRVGEALTVKTKAPYRGRVLFTVETDRVIATGWKQVEPGEVTWSFTPKEYAPNVYVSAFLVKDPHLESAQAFMPDRAFGVGSISLEPVDYTQAVSLSVPKEVRSNDTLTVDVTVEGVEGPTFATVAVVDEGILSLTRFQSPDPLKEVFTRRALGVDTYETVGWALLVPPGGNSSSTGGDEGGAEGRVQPVKPVALWSGVVEVPASGKLRVPFKLPQYRGAVRVMVVTAGNKRIGRASAQVLVRDPLVLQTTLPRFLTQNDDIQIPVFVTNLSGKAQDVKVTLTSEALAVPGLVMPEGLGSPLELKGKSEGRAKLEDGKSRTFVFQGRAVQSVGAARLTVTVEGGGYTSREQLDVPLAPAGPRERRIQQVELAQGTTDVKALLQGWVPTTERTTVWVTNNPYAKSFQHLSYLVRYPYGCIEQTTSSTRPLLFVSELVERVDPTLVSTSKVPDMVQSGINRVLSMQTASGGFAYWPGNTEPVAWGTAYATHMLLDARKLKYPVPEDRLDSAIAWMGDELTRTEGRVAQDGHSDQHAEPYMHYVLAVAGKGRKARALAMVNGLEAEAKKRALTGEEKEDLYLLKAALWLSGDRRYESDLRDPDVSNVTDERKNSWSFYSDRRRRGLMLSTFQDLFGAAPEGEPLARMVATALQARTSAYYSTQELVWGITGLGKRLQDSATSFTPPTLTVAGKTVTPVAEKDARVSDRTWALARASERASVSLDLKEKGGGNVYLILNSEGVRTTPEVKAGGHGLALKRTWRSLDGTSLDLKARPVKLADLIYVELAVTNTTGERVQNIALVDRLPAGWEIENARLGRGGSVDWVDADSLWAPDYVNVRDDRMEAFGALAAGETKKLVYAVRAVTAGSFTLPSADAEAMYDSSLWAREAAGTVQVVGPWKDDLL; translated from the coding sequence CGTCACCATTGAATTCGCCCTGCCGGTGCGCCCCCGCTACGAGTCCCTGGAGGGCACGGTCGTCACCGTGTCGCCGGAGGTGCCCGGGAGCCTCCGGTGGACCGGGCCGGCCTCGCTGCTCTTCACGCCGACGTCCGGCTTCCAGGCGGGCGTCACGTACACGGTGTCGGTGGAGCAGGTGAACACCGCCGCAGGCGTGCTCAAGCCCCCTTCGCCGCGCGAGTGGCGCTACAACTTCACCACCTTCGCCTTCAAGTTCGCCCAGCTGTCCCCCACGCGCATGGACCTGGTGAAGGGGCAGGTGGAGCTGAACGTGGACTTCACCGGCCCGGTGGACCTGGCCGCCGTGCGCTCGCGCTCCACGTTCAAGCTGGGAGAGACCGTCCTCTCCGACGTGAAGTGGAGCACCCCCGCCAATCGCCGCAACTCGCTGGCGGTGGTCCTCACCCACCCGAAGCTCAAGGCCGGGGCGACCGTGCGCTACGCACTGGGCGCGGGCCTGACGCCAGCGGGCTCCAGCAACGCCCCCGCGGCCCCCGCGGCCACCGCCGACCTGCCGCTCGACAGCGGAAAGCGGATGGACATCACCTTCATGAAGCTGGACGAGGGGACCAACGGCTTCTACGTGGAGGTGAGCTGCCGCGACGTGGAGTCGGACGCGTCGCCCAGCCCCACCGACGAGGAGTGGGACTCCTACTACTACGACAACGACAACCGGGGCTGCTCGCTGAGCGACGCCATGGCCCAGGAGGCCATCCGCATCAAGCCGAAGGTGAAGTTCTCCGTGGCCCCGTCGCGCCGCGGCTTCCGCATCTTCGGTGACTTCAAGCGCGGGCCGTACACGCTCACCCTCGCGCAGGGCACGGTGTCCGAGGGCGGCGGCACGCTGATGGGCACCTGGTCGCGCGGCATCTCCGTGCCCGCCCGCCAGGCCCAGGTGCGCTTCAACGCCAACGGCCGCTACCTGCCGCGCAGCGCATGGCGCAACCTGCCCCTGCAACACCTCAACCTGAAGGAGGTCTCGCTCACGGTGCGCAACGTGCCGCCGGAGAACCTCGTCTATTGGATGAGCCAGGAGTACCAGGAGAACGCCGACGAGCGGACGAGCAACGTCCTGGTGGAGAAGACGCTCCCGCTGAAGGCGACGCCCGACACGCTGCTCACCACGTACGTCGACGTGGCCTCCCTGGTGCCCGCGAATACGCGCGGCCTGGTGGAGGTGAACGTGCGCAACGGCGACTACCGCGCCGCCGCGCGCATCCTGCTCACCGACCTGAGCCTCGTCGCCAAGCGCGGGGGGCCGGCGCCGGGCTCGCAGGACTCGGGCGAGGTCTGGGTCTGGGCGCTGGGCCTGGAGAGCACGGAGCCGCTGGGCGGCGTGGAGGTGACGCTGGTGAAGAAGAGCGGGCAGGTGGTGGCCCGCTGCACCACGCAGGGCGAGGCCGGCTGCCAGCTCAAGGTGCCCGCGCCGGGCGTGGACTCGAGCCAGCCGTTCGCGCTGGTGGCGCGCAGGGGCGAGGAGCTCACCTACCTCAAGTACGACGAACTCAAGACGGAGATCGCCAACTCGGACGTGCAGGGCGAGCCGTACCGCGCGGAGCAACCCTACCGCGCGTCCATCTGGTCCGACCGCGGCGTGTACCGCCCCGGTGACACCGCGCACGTGGCGGCGGTGCTGCGCGGCCAGGACTACCTGGCGCCGCCCGTGGGCATGCCGGTGGAGGTGCGCGTCATCGACTCGCGCGAGCGGGAGATCCGCAAGGAGACGCTGAAGACGAACGCGGCGGGCGTCATCGCGTTGGATCAGCCGTTCGCGGCGTTCCAGGACACGGGCCGCTACTCCGTGCGCCTGAAGGTGGCGGACCGCGACGTGGCCTCCTACGGCTTCAGCGTGGAGGAGTTCGTCCCGGAGCGCATGAAGGTGACGGCCTCCGCGAAGGAGCCGGGCTACCAGCAGGGCACGCCCATCCCGGTGGGCGTGGAGGCGGCGTACCTCTTCGGCGGCTCGGCGGAAGGCAGCGAGGTGGAGCTGACGTGCCGCCTGGACCCCGTCGTCTTCGCGCCGAAGCAGAACAGCCAGTACACCTACGGCCTCTGGCGGCAGGAGGGCGGCACGCCCCGCTCCATCACGCTGGGCCAGGTGAAGGGGACGCTGGACGCCAAGGGACAGGTGCTCCTTGAGTGCCCGGCGCAGCCGCAGTCCGGCCCCATCAAGAGCGCGGCGCGGCTGTCCGCCGTGGCCAGCGTCTTCGAGTCCGGCAGCGGCCGCTCCACCATCGGCGAGGCCACGGTGCCGGTGCACCCGGAGGCGTTCTACCTGGGCCTCCAGGCCAGCACGCAGAAGGCGAAGGCCAACACGCCCTTCACCGTGTCCGGCGTGGTGGTGGACTGGAACGGCGAGCTGCTCACCGGCGCCAGGGCGCCCAAGACGGTGGAGCTGGAGTACCTGCTGCTCGAGGAGAACTACGGCTACTACTACGACGAGGACTCCGGCTACGAGCGCTACCAGCGCTACCTGCGCCCGCAGCGCGAGGGCGTGGTGACGGCGAAGGTGGAGAGCGGCCGCTTCAGCGCCAACGTGCTGCCGGGCCGCGACGGCGCGGGCTACCTGGTGCGCGCCCGCGCGGGCAACACCCAGACGGACCTCACCGTGGAGGGCGACGGCCGCTACTACTGGTGGGGCGAGGGCTCGCGCGTGGACCAGACGCCGCGGCCCGCGAAGCCCACGGCGCTGGAGCTGTCCCTGCCCGCGAAGGGCCGGGTGGGCGAGGCCCTCACGGTGAAGACGAAGGCGCCCTACCGGGGCCGCGTCCTCTTCACGGTGGAGACGGACCGGGTCATCGCCACGGGCTGGAAGCAGGTGGAGCCGGGCGAGGTCACCTGGAGCTTCACGCCGAAGGAGTACGCGCCCAACGTTTACGTGAGCGCGTTCCTGGTGAAGGATCCGCACCTGGAATCCGCCCAGGCCTTCATGCCGGACCGCGCGTTCGGCGTGGGCAGCATCTCGCTGGAGCCGGTGGACTACACGCAGGCCGTCTCCCTCTCGGTGCCCAAGGAGGTCCGCTCCAACGACACGCTCACCGTGGACGTGACGGTGGAGGGCGTGGAGGGCCCCACCTTCGCCACCGTGGCGGTGGTGGACGAGGGCATCCTGTCCCTCACGCGCTTCCAGAGCCCGGATCCGCTCAAGGAGGTCTTCACCCGGCGCGCGCTGGGCGTGGACACCTACGAGACCGTGGGCTGGGCGCTCCTGGTGCCCCCGGGCGGCAACTCCAGCTCCACGGGCGGTGACGAGGGCGGCGCCGAGGGCCGCGTGCAGCCCGTGAAGCCGGTGGCCCTGTGGAGCGGCGTGGTGGAGGTGCCCGCGAGCGGCAAGCTGCGCGTGCCCTTCAAGCTGCCGCAGTACCGGGGCGCGGTGCGGGTGATGGTGGTGACGGCGGGCAACAAGCGCATCGGCCGGGCCAGCGCGCAGGTGCTGGTGCGCGACCCGCTGGTGCTCCAGACGACGCTGCCGCGCTTCCTCACCCAGAACGACGACATCCAGATCCCCGTCTTCGTCACCAACCTGTCCGGCAAGGCGCAGGACGTGAAGGTGACGCTGACCTCGGAGGCGCTGGCGGTGCCGGGGCTCGTGATGCCGGAGGGCCTCGGGTCGCCCCTGGAGCTCAAGGGCAAGAGCGAGGGCCGCGCGAAGCTGGAGGATGGCAAGTCGCGCACCTTCGTCTTCCAGGGCCGCGCGGTGCAGTCGGTGGGCGCGGCGCGGCTGACGGTGACGGTGGAGGGCGGTGGCTACACGTCGCGCGAACAGCTGGACGTGCCGCTGGCGCCCGCGGGCCCGCGCGAGCGCCGCATCCAGCAGGTGGAGCTGGCGCAGGGCACCACGGACGTGAAGGCCCTGCTCCAGGGCTGGGTGCCCACCACGGAGCGCACCACCGTGTGGGTGACGAACAATCCGTACGCGAAGTCGTTCCAGCACCTCTCGTACCTGGTGCGCTACCCCTACGGCTGCATCGAGCAGACGACGTCCTCCACGCGGCCCCTGCTCTTCGTGAGCGAGCTGGTGGAGCGCGTGGACCCCACGCTGGTGTCCACGTCGAAGGTGCCGGACATGGTGCAGTCGGGCATCAACCGGGTGCTGTCCATGCAGACGGCGTCGGGCGGCTTCGCGTACTGGCCGGGCAACACGGAGCCGGTGGCCTGGGGCACGGCCTACGCGACGCACATGCTGCTGGACGCGCGCAAGCTGAAGTACCCCGTGCCGGAGGACCGGCTGGACAGCGCCATCGCGTGGATGGGCGACGAGCTCACCCGCACGGAAGGGCGCGTGGCGCAGGACGGCCACTCCGACCAACACGCCGAGCCGTACATGCACTACGTGCTCGCGGTCGCGGGCAAGGGGCGCAAGGCGCGCGCGCTGGCCATGGTGAACGGCCTGGAGGCGGAGGCGAAGAAGCGGGCGCTCACCGGCGAAGAGAAGGAGGACCTCTACCTGCTCAAGGCCGCGCTGTGGCTGTCGGGTGACCGGCGCTACGAGAGCGACCTGCGCGACCCGGACGTGTCCAACGTCACCGACGAGCGGAAGAACAGCTGGTCGTTCTACTCGGACCGGCGCCGCCGCGGCCTGATGCTGAGCACGTTCCAGGACCTCTTCGGCGCCGCGCCGGAGGGCGAGCCCCTGGCGCGCATGGTGGCGACGGCGCTTCAGGCCCGCACGTCGGCGTACTACTCGACGCAGGAGCTGGTCTGGGGCATCACCGGCCTGGGCAAGCGGCTGCAGGACTCGGCCACCAGCTTCACGCCGCCCACGCTCACGGTGGCGGGCAAGACGGTGACGCCCGTCGCGGAGAAGGACGCGCGCGTGTCGGACCGCACGTGGGCGCTGGCCCGCGCCAGCGAGCGCGCCAGTGTGTCGCTGGACCTGAAGGAGAAGGGCGGAGGCAACGTGTACCTCATCCTCAACAGCGAGGGCGTGCGCACCACGCCGGAGGTGAAGGCGGGCGGGCATGGCCTGGCGCTCAAGCGCACCTGGCGCTCTCTGGACGGCACCTCGCTGGACCTGAAGGCCAGGCCGGTGAAGCTGGCGGACCTCATCTACGTGGAGCTGGCGGTGACCAACACCACGGGCGAGCGCGTGCAGAACATCGCGCTCGTGGACCGGCTGCCCGCGGGCTGGGAGATTGAAAACGCCCGCCTGGGGCGCGGTGGCAGCGTGGACTGGGTGGACGCGGATTCGCTCTGGGCGCCGGACTACGTGAACGTGCGCGATGACCGCATGGAAGCGTTCGGCGCGCTGGCCGCGGGCGAGACGAAGAAGCTCGTCTACGCGGTGCGCGCGGTGACGGCGGGTTCGTTCACGCTGCCGTCCGCGGACGCCGAGGCGATGTACGACTCCTCGCTCTGGGCCCGTGAAGCGGCGGGCACGGTGCAGGTGGTGGGCCCCTGGAAGGACGACCTGCTCTAG